A window of Acropora muricata isolate sample 2 chromosome 3, ASM3666990v1, whole genome shotgun sequence contains these coding sequences:
- the LOC136912135 gene encoding testis-specific gene 10 protein-like, which produces MDFKSNMDVTEESTDQCVSVPQSAGNANLEQRGRKLSLKDIRRYEKKTLLCAGGCGAELKLSDIPGHDCIRELRKKLERVENPNPAGREISTMETTYKEHLALQDRKIEQMSTEIKELLSERSRRDEIFNNKETFYKEQIAALRDQVAKLEKKLQLRRPSNHDDAALEENNAVKEWALRCDKLLAEKITLETLFQRREREFQRELDALKEEAAMLRGSLHLEREMLSLEHDHTTFNKLATLTDQLETLVQHKQQRGRHRHHKEKDLNKDTTMPNGKILRKRVPNSVGSSASESADFDEE; this is translated from the coding sequence ATGGACTTTAAATCGAACATGGATGTGACGGAAGAGAGCACAGATCAATGCGTCAGCGTACCGCAATCCGCTGGAAATGCTAATCTGGAACAGCGTGGTCGAAAACTGTCTTTGAAAGATATAAGACGATACGAAAAGAAAACACTTCTCTGTGCGGGAGGTTGTGGAGCAGAGCTGAAACTCAGTGATATTCCGGGTCATGATTGCATCAGAGAATTGAGGAAAAAGTTGGAGAGAGTTGAGAATCCGAATCCTGCCGGCAGAGAAATTAGCACCATGGAAACTACGTACAAGGAGCATCTGGCGCTTCAAGATCGCAAAATCGAGCAAATGTCGACAGAGATCAAAGAACTGTTGTCGGAACGGTCGCGTCGAGACGAAATATTCAACAACAAAGAGACTTTTTACAAGGAACAAATCGCAGCGCTAAGGGATCAGGTAGCGAAACTGGAGAAAAAGCTTCAACTTCGAAGGCCCTCGAACCACGACGACGCAGCTTTGGAAGAAAACAACGCTGTGAAAGAATGGGCGTTAAGATGCGATAAGTTGCTGGCTGAAAAGATAACGCTGGAGACACTATTCCAGAGGAGAGAGCGCGAGTTTCAACGCGAACTAGACGCGCTAAAGGAAGAAGCTGCCATGCTTCGAGGGAGCCTTCACCTCGAAAGGGAAATGTTGTCATTAGAACATGACCATACGACATTTAACAAGCTGGCAACCTTAACAGATCAGTTAGAGACACTCGTACAACATAAACAACAGCGAGGAAGACATAGGCACCACAAAGAAAAAGACTTGAACAAGGACACGACGATGCCAAATGGAAAAATTCTACGAAAACGTGTCCCCAATTCGGTTGGCAGTTCGGCCTCCGAGTCAGCGGATTTTGACGAAGAGTAG
- the LOC136912142 gene encoding microfibril-associated glycoprotein 4-like, whose protein sequence is MKLFLSSVILFALSVAAAAAYSSVKPTANSHVKNSQSDMINNYYSANCAKKFHQQLAEIKHEIKALKENLTGNGLFSKVKQQLSEVKEEMRALKGNKTNSCSLNFLTSDVKHQLAGIKDEIRTLKENQTGGSTGNGVLTEVRQHLTEIKEEIRGLKRNTSGNHRNNCLSSEIKQQLAGIKNEIRMLRGSRTECPLGNVSRNCAEIHKTGIKTSGVYKIDPDGLGEFEVFCDQTTAGGGWTVFQKRFDGSVDFYRGWDDYKRGFGNLTGEFWLGLDKIHRLTVSSSNKLRVDLEDVPGNTSFAEYSSFAVGNETEKYKLRVGNFSGTAGDSLSYHRGFPFTTKDSDNDGLSSANCAVYNKGGWWYNACYKSSLNGQYMPGAINKSQGMNWYYRKNSWLSVKRTEMKIRPKEF, encoded by the exons ATGAAATTATTCTTGAGTTCAGTCATTCTGTTCGCTTTGTCTGTAGCGGCAGCCGCAGCTTACTCCTCGGTCAAACCCACTGCCAACAGTCATGTGAAGAACAGTCAATCTGATATGATAAATAATTACTACTCAGCAAACTGCgcaaaaaaattccaccagcagCTGGCCGAAATAAAACACGAGATCAAGGCACTGAAGGAAAATCTAACCGGAAATGGACTTTTTTCCAAAGTGAAGCAACAGTTGTCCGAAGTAAAGGAGGAAATGAGGGCCCTgaaaggaaacaaaactaacagttgtagtttaaattttCTGACCTCTGATGTCAAACACCAGCTGGCCGGAATAAAGGATGAAATCAGGACGCTGAAAGAAAATCAAACGGGCGGGTCAACGGGAAACGGAGTGCTTACCGAAGTAAGGCAACACCTGACCGAAATAAAGGAAGAAATCAGGGGACTAAAAAGAAACACGAGTGGTAATCACCGTAACAATTGTCTGTCCTCTGAAATAAAACAACAGTTGGCAGGAATAAAGAATGAGATTAGGATGCTGAGAGGAAGTCGAACTGAGTGTCCCCTCGGCAATG TCTCCAGGAACTGCGCCGAAATTCACAAAACTGGTATCAAGACCAGTGGAGTGTACAAAATCGATCCTGATGGTTTGGGTGAATTTGAAGTGTTCTGTGATCAGACAACAGCCGGTGGAGGTTGGACGGTTTTTCAGAAGCGATTTGACGGCTCTGTAGATTTCTACCGAGGGTGGGATGACTACAAACGCGGCTTCGGTAATTTAACCGGCGAGTTCTGGCTCGGACTGGACAAGATTCACCGGCTGACAGTGAGCAGCAGTAACAAGCTTCGAGTCGACTTGGAAGATGTACCGGGGAACACGTCATTTGCAGAGTACAGTTCATTTGCTGTGGGCAACGAGACAGAGAAATATAAACTAAGAGTAGGAAATTTTTCAG GCACCGCTGGAGACAGTCTTTCTTATCACCGCGGTTTTCCATTCACCACCAAGGATAGCGATAATGACGGGTTGTCATCCGCTAACTGTGCAGTGTACAATAAAGGCGGCTGGTGGTACAACGCCTGCTACAAATCCAGCCTAAATGGTCAGTACATGCCAGGTGCCATTAATAAAAGCCAAGGAATGAACTGGTACTACAGGAAAAACTCATGGTTATCTGTGAAGAGAACCGAGATGAAGATACGTCCGAAGGAGTTTTGA